In the genome of Streptomyces sp. 846.5, the window ACGGGAGGACACACAGCAGTGGCGGCGTCAGGCACCAACGAAAGCGTCGAGACGGACGGCGGGGACGGTCCCACCGGCCGCGCCCCCAAGGCACGGCAGCCGTGGGAACGGTCCCGCCACCCCACCGAGGTGCGCCGCAGACTGGTGGTCGAGGCGGCTCGCAGGGTCCTGGCCGTCAAGGGCCTGGCCGCGACCGGCATCCGGGACATCGCCGCCGCCAGCGGAGTGTCCAGCGGCACCATCAGTTACCACTTCCGCGGCATCGACGAGATCTTCACGGACGTGCTGAAGCTGGAGGCCGAGCTCTTCTACGAGCCGGTCGCCGAGCTGAGCCTCGCCGCCCCGACCGCTCGGGAGGGCCTGGCGGTGCTCATCGACAAGTACCTCTCCTCGGACCCGGAGACGCTGACGCACTGGAAGCTCTGGCTGGACTACTGGGCGGCCGCCGTGCACGACACCCGGTTCACCGGCTGGCACACCGAGCAGTACACGCTCTGGCGGGACGTCGTCGAGCGCGTCATCCGTCGCGGCATCGACAGCGGCGAGTTCGCCCCGCGCGACGCGGCGGGAGCCGCCGTGGAGTTCACCGCACTGCTGGACGGCCTGGTGATGCAGACGTTCTTCACCGGCGCGCACCTGACCCCCGCCGAGGCCCGGCGCCGGCTGTCGGCGTACGTCGACGAGCGCATCGGCCGCGCCTGACCGGGACGTCATGCTTCGATCACCAAATCCTCCAGCGGCTTGGCGCAGCAGAGCAGGATCTTGTTCCGTTCGATCTCGCGCGGCCGGATGCCGCCGTTGTGCCGCATCTCGACCGACCCGGCCAGCAGGGTGGTCTTGCAGGTGCCGCACATGCCCTGGGCGCAGGAGGCGGGCAGGCTGAGGCCGGCCCGGGAGGCAGCGGCGAGGACGGGGGTGTCGGCGTCGCACTCGACGGTTCGCCTGCTGCGGGTGAACTCGACCTTGAACGCGCCGCCGGCCCTGGCCGTCGCCGCCCCGGCAAGGGGCTGATCAAAGCTGAAGCTCTCCTCGTGGAGTCGTGCCAGGTCGAAGCCCTCGTCCGCGAGCATGGACCGCACCGCATCCATGAAGCCTGCGGGCCCGCAGCTGAAGACCTCGCGTTGGTGGAGGTCGGGAGCGAACTGACGGAGCGTCGCCGGGTTCAGCCGGCCGCTGTCGCCGCCGACATGGGCGACCCGGATGCCGGGGGCGGTGGCGGCGATGAGGTCCAGTTCCCGGCGGAAGATGATGTCGTCCGGCGAGCGGGCGCTGTGGACGAACACCACGTCGGCGGGGTGCGCCAGGTCGTACAGGGTCCTGGTCATGGACATCATCGGCGTCACGCCGCTGCCCGCCGAGAGCAGCAGGTACTTCTGCGCCGGGTGCCGGGCCAGCGAGAACAGGCCCAGCGGGCCCCGGGCCCGCAGCATCGTGCCCGGGGTCAGATGGTCGTGGAGCCAGTTGGAGACCAGACCGCCCGGGGTCCGCTTCACGGTGATGGCGGCGAGCTGGGGACGGGTCGGCGGGGAGGAGATGGTGTAGCAGCGCTCGACGGGGCTGCCGTCGATGTCGAGGGTGAGGGTCAGGAACTGGCCGGGGTCGTGCCGGAACAGCCGGGGTTCAGTGGGGGCGAGCAGGAAGGTGCGGACGTCCGGGGTGAGGTCGTGGACCTGCCGGCACACCAGTGGGCCGTCGCTCCAGGCAGGGGCGGAGGATTCGGTGATCATTGTTCCAGGTGTGCTCTCAGCCGGGTGACGTACCAGTTGACGAAGGCCTCGACCTGGTACTCGGTCGGGCTGTAGGGGCCGGGCAGATAGGCGGGGCTGGTGACGCCCTGCTGGGCGCGGGCGACGAAGACCGCGTCCTGGTCGTTGGTGGCCGTCCAGACCCGGGTCAGCGTGTCGAGGTCGTAGTCGACCCCTTCGACGGCGTCGGGATGCACCAGCCAGGTGGTGCGCACCAGCGTCCGGTCCGCGGCGAGCGGGATCACCGAGAAGGTGATCGCGTGGTCGGCCATGAAGTGGAACCAGGCGTTGGGCTGCATGTGCAGCGAGAGCCGGCCCAGACGGCCGGTCGGGAAGTCCGCCAGCAGCCGCCTGCACGCGGCCGTGCCGTCCTCGGTGAAGGACTCCCCGGCGAGGTCCAGGGGTTCGCGCTGGATGCGGAAGCCCGTCGTCCGGGTGTCCAACTCCTCGATGGCCTCGTACGGCAGGCCGAGCGACTCGTACGTCCCGCGGGCCTCGTCGTCGGCCTTCAGGTAGCGCTCGTAGGCCGGTCGCAGCACCGGCGGGATGTCCTCCTCCGCGTAGCCGTAGATGGGGAACAGCGAGCACTGGAGTTCGGGATGGCCGCCGCAGTGGTAGCACTCCCGGTTGTTCTCCATGGTGAGCTTCCAGTTGCCGTTCTCGACCAGGTCGATCTGCGTCGCGACCTTCGCCTGCCGCAGGTTGTGCGGCTCGATGTACCGCGCGATCCGGGCGGCGACCTCGTCGAAGTCGGCGGGCGGCTCCTCGGCCAGGCAGATGAAGACCAGACCGGCGACGCTGCGCACATGCACCGACCTCAGCCCGAAGCAGGACGGGTCGAACCCGGGCGCCTGCGACTCGGCGTGCAGCAACTTCCCGTCCACACCGTAGGTCCAGCGGTGGTAGCCGCAGACGATGTTGCCGACCGAGCCGCGCTCCTCGTTGAGGATGCGCGCGCCACGATGGCGGCAGACGTTGTGGAAGGCCTGGACGGCCTCGTCGTCGTCGCGGACCACGATGACCGAGTACGGGCCGACGTTGACCGTGACGTAGTCGCCGGGCTCCGGGAGTTCGGCCTCGGCGGCGACGAAGAGCCAGTGCCGGGCGAAGACCGCCTCGACGTCCAGGCCGAAGAAGTCCTCGCCGACGTAGAACGGGGCTTCCAGGCTCTGTCCGGCGGTCCGGCGGGCCACCAGGCCGCCCAGGTCGGCCGCAGGGGTACGGGCGTTCACGTCATCTCTCCCACGGGGCTCCAGAGGGCTCATACCGGCAGGCACAGCCGCAGCGCGTCGTAGACGGCTGCGTGGATGTTGCGGCTGGTCACGGCGTCGCCGATGCGGAACAGCTGGTAGCGGCCGGCCTCGTTGCGGACCACGGTCTGCTGCTGGTGCGCCAGCAGGGCGCGGTGGTCGACCTCGCCCAAGTTGCGTGATCCGGGCAGCAGTTCGGTGTACAGCTCGTCGTTGGGCAGGGTCCCGTGCTCGACGACGACATGGTCGACGACGCGTTCGCTCGCGGTCTGCGCGTACTCGCTGTACAGCGTCGCGGCCAGCCGCCCGTCCCCGGTGCGGCGCACGGAGCGCAGCCGTTGGGCAAGGGTGGTGGTCACGCCGTGTTCGGTGAAGGCCTTCAGATAGGCCGGCGCGTTCATGCTGCCGACGTCGGGCGCCAGGGTGCGTTCGGGCGTCACATAGTGGATGCGGGTCCCGGTCGGGGCCAGGACCTCCACGGCGTCCAGCGCCGGGTAGCCGCCGTGGTCGTCGAAGACCAGGACCTCGCCGCGGGGGTGCAGCGAGCCGGTCAGCACGTCCCAGGTGTCGGCGACCAGGTCCGAACCCGCTTGGAGGAAGGTCGTGTTGGGCACTCCGCCGGTGGCGACGACGACCAGGTCGGGGTGTTCGGCGAGCACCTCGCGGGCCTCGGCGTAGGACCCGAAGCGGAGGTCGACGCCGTGGTGCTTGCACTCGGAGACCCGCCAGTCGACGATGCCCAGCAGGTCACGGCGGCGGGGGTTGGACGCGGCGAGCCGGATCTGGCCCCCCGGGACGTCACTCGCCTCGAACAGCACCACCTCGTGGCCGCGTTCGCCCAGCACCCGGGCGGCCTCCAGACCGGCCGGGCCGGCGCCGACGACCACGGCCTTCCTCCGCCGGCCGATCGTGCGCGTGAGCGTGTGCGGCAGTTGGAGCTCCCGGCCGGTGGCCGGGTTGTGGACGCACTTGGTGTCCCCGGAGTCGTAGATCGCGTCCAGGCAGTAACTCGCCCCGACGCAGGGGCGGATGCGGTCCTCCTGACCGGCGGCGATCTTGGCGACCAGGTGCGGGTCGGCGATCTGGGCCCGGGTCATCCCCACCAGGTCGAGCAGGCCCTCGCGCAGCGCGTACCGCGCGGTGGCGGGGTCGGCGATCCGGGCCGCGTGCATCACCGGGATGCGCAGCCTCCGCCGGATCTCGCCGGTGAACTCCAGGAACGGCCCCAACGGGCTGCCGATGGACGGGATCGCCCGCGCGAGCGAGGCGTCGCTCTCGATGGAGCCCCGGATGGTGCTCACGAAGTCGATGCCGTCGTCGGTGAAGCGCTCCGCCGCCGCCAGGGCGTCGTCGAAGGTGAGCCCGCCGGGGCGGTTCTCGTCCAGCATCATCCGGATGCCGACGATGAAGTCAGGGCCGACCGCCTCCCGGACGGCGCGGATCACCCGGCTCGGGAACACCATCCGGTGCTCCAGGCTGCCGCCGAGTTCGTCGTCGCGGTGGTTGGTCGACGGGGACAGGAAACTGTCCAGGAAGTGGCCGTACGACTGGAGTTCGATCCCGTCGAGGCCGCCGGCTTGGCAGCGGAGCGCGGCGGCGGCGTAGTCGGCCACCACGCGGTCCAGGTCCCAGGCCTCGGCGGCCTTGGGGAAGGCGCGGTGCGCCGGCTCGCGCAGCGGCGAGGCGGAGAGCACCGGCAGCCAGTCGCCGGTGTAGTTGCTGGTGCGGCGGCCGAGGTGGGTGACCTGGCACATGACTGCGGCCCCGGCGTCGTGCACCTCGTCGGCGAGCCGGCGCAGCCAGGGCACGATGTCGTCCCGGTAGAGCAGCAGGTTGCCGAACGACGGCGGGCTGTCCGGGGAGACGACGGCAGAGCCGCCGATCATGGTCAGACCGACGCCGCCACGGGCCTTCTCCGAGTGGTAGGCCCGGTAGCGGTCCTTGGGCAGGCCGTCCTCGCCGAAGGCCGGTTCGTGCGACGTGCTGACCACCCGGTTGCGAAGGGTGAGGTGCTTCAACTGGAAGGGCTGGAGCAGGGGATCCAGGACGTGTGAGGGCACAACCGCTCCTCGGAAAGCTCTGGGGCTGACGACGGCTGCTTCATTGGGCCGCACACTCAAGAAGGTGTCTCGCAATGCGAAACAGATACGCCATGCGAGACAAATGGTGGTGCCGACGACCCCCGGACGTCAAGACCCACCTACGCCGGGGTCTGCCCTGCGCTCAGCCCCGCTTGACGTAGCCCTTGCGCCAGGAGATCTTGGCGCCCGCCTCGACGACCTGCTCGGCAAGCTCGGCGACGGTGCGGTCATTGACCCGGAACGTCGGCCCGGAGAGCGTCACCGCAGCGATCACCTGCCCGTCCAGGGAGCGGATCGGAGCGGCGATGGCGGCCAGCCCGATCTCGTGCTCCTCACTGGTGGTGGCGTACTCGCGCTTGCGGACAAACTCCAGCTGCTCCTCAAGCCGCGCCGGGTCCACGATCGTGTGCGGGGTGTACCTCCGCAGCCCCTGCGCCAGGATCCCGTCGGCCTGCTCCCTGGGCATGTACGCCAGGAAGACCTTGCCGGCGGCGGTGGCGTGCATCGGAGTGCGCTTGCCGACCCAGTCGATGCTGGTGATGGCCGCGCCGCCGATCACCTGATCGATGCTGATCACTTCCGGCCCGTCGTGGATCGCAATGTTGACCGTCTCCCCCGCGGCCGTCGCCAGCTCCTGACAGACCGGACGGCTCAGCAGCGACAGATCACTCCTCCTGGTCGCCCCGGCGGCGAGCTCGACCACGGAGTAGCCGATCCGGTAACGCCCACGCTCGGAGTCCTGCTCCACCAGCCCCCGCGACTCCAAGGTGGCGAGCAGCCGGAACACCGTCGCCTTGTGGATCCCCAGCCCCTCGGCGATCTCGGTGACCCCGGAAGGCCCCTGCCCGGCCAGCACTTGAAGGATCGACACCGCGCGGTCCACGGACTGTACCGAAGTGTCACGCGCCCGGCCGCTGCTGGTCATGGCGCCAGAATAACCGAGCGCGGTGCACCCCCCGCCGGGTGCGCACCGGCGAACGCCACAGCGGGGGTGGTGTCGCGGAGGCCCGCGAACGAGATATCTTGATATCGAGAAACGTTGGAGACGTGAATCGGAGTAGCGGTGACTGACTCGACCATCATCTATACGCACACTGACGAGGCCCCGGCCCTGGCGACGTACTCGTTCCTGCCGGTGGTCCAGGCGTACGCCTCGACGGCGGGCGTCAAGGTGGAGACGCGCGACATCTCCCTGGCCGGGCGCATCATCGCCAGCTTCCCCGAGCGTCTGGCGGAGGGGCAGCGGATCTCCGACGCCCTCGCCGAGCTGGGCCTGCTCGCCAAGACGCCCGGCGCCAACATCATCAAGCTGCCGAACATCTCGGCCTCCGTGCCGCAGCTCAAGGCGGCCGTCGCCGAGCTGCAGAGCCAGGGCTACGCCCTCCCGGACTACCCGGACGACCCGCAGACGGACGAGGACCGCGACGTCCGCGCCCGCTACGACAAGGTCAAGGGCAGCGCCGTCAACCCGGTGCTGCGCGAGGGCAACTCCGACCGCCGCGCCCCCGCCTCGGTGAAGAACTACGCCAAGGCCCACCCGCACCGCATGGGCGCCTGGAGCTCCGAGTCGAAGACCAATGTCGCGCACATGGTCGCCGACGACTTCCGCTCCACCGAGAAGTCCGCGGTGATCGCCGAGGACGGCAGCCTGCGCATTGAGCTGGTCGGCGCCGACGGCTCCACCAAGGTGCTGCGCGAGTCGGTGCCGGTGCTGGCCGGCGAGGTCGTGGACGCGTCGGTCATGCACGTGGACGCGCTGCGCACCTTCTTCGCCGCCCAGGTCGCCCGGGCCAAGGCCGAGGGCGTGCTGTTCTCGGTGCACCTCAAGGCCACCATGATGAAGGTCTCCGACCCGATCATCTTCGGCCATGTGGTGCGCGCCTTCTTCCCGAAGACCTTCGCCCAGTACGGCGCGGTCCTCGCGGCGGCCGGCCTGAGCCCCAACGACGGCCTCGGCGGCATCCTCAAGGGCCTGGACTCGCTGCCCGAGGGCGCGGCCATCAAGGCCTCCTTCGACGCCGAGCTCGCCGAGGGCCCCGCCCTGGCGATGGTCGACTCCGACAAGGGCATCACCAACCTGCACGTCCCCAGCGACGTCATCGTGGACGCCTCCATGCCCGCGATGATCCGCACCTCCGGCCACATGTGGGGCCCGGACGGCAAGGAGGGCGACACCCTCGCCGTCATCCCCGACAGCAGCTACGCGGGCGTCTACCAGGTCGTCATCGACGACTGCCGGGCCCACGGCGCCTTCGACCCGTCGACCATGGGCTCGGTGCCCAACGTCGGCCTGATGGCGCAGGCGGCCGAGGAGTACGGCAGCCACGACAAGACCTTCGAGATCCCCGCCGAGGGCACCGTCCGGGTGGTCGACACCGCCGGGAACACCGTGCTGGAGCAGCCGGTCGGCGCCGGTGACATCTTCCGGATGTGCCAGACCAAGGACGTGCCGATCCGCGACTGGGTCAAGCTGGCCGTCACCCGCGCCCGGGCCACCGGATCCCCCGCGGTGTTCTGGCTGGACGAGGGCCGCGCCCACGACGCCAACCTGATCGCCAAGGTCAAGGCGTACCTGCCGGAGCACGACACCGACGGGCTGCAGATCGAGATCCTCACCCCGGAGCAGGCCACCGCGTTCTCGCTGGAGCGGATCCGCCGCGGCGAGGACACCATCTCGGTCACCGGCAACGTGCTGCGTGACTACCTGACCGACCTGTTCCCCATCCTGGAACTGGGCACCAGCGCCAAGATGCTCTCGGTGGTCCCGCTGATCAACGGCGGCGGCCTGTTCGAAACCGGTGCGGGCGGCTCCGCCCCCAAGCACGTGCAGCAGCTGCTCAAGGAGAACTACCTGCGCTGGGACAGCCTGGGCGAGTTCTTCGCGCTGGCGGCCAGCTTCGAGCACCTGGCCCAGAGCACGGACAACGCGCGAGCCCAGGTCCTCGCCGACACCCTGGACCGGGCCACCGGCACCTTCCTGGAGCAGGACAAGTCGCCGAGCCGCCGCCTCGGTGGCATCGACAACCGCGGCAGCCACTTCTACCTGGCCCTGTACTGGGCCCAGGAGCTGGCCGCGCAGACCGAGGACGCGGAGCTGGCCGAGGCCTTCGCCGCGCTGGCCAAGACGCTGGCCGAGCAGGAGCAGGCCATCGTCGCCGAGCTGATCGCGGTGCAGGGCTCGCCGGTGGAGATCGGCGGCTACTACCAGCCCGACGCCGCCAAGGCCTCGGCCGTGATGCGCCCGTCGGCCACCCTCAACGAGGCCCTGGCCACCCTCGGCTGACGCCGCGTGAAGTAAGCAGACATCAGGAGGTCCCCGGGTCGGAAACGACCCGGGGACCTCCTGCGTTCTCCGCGCTCAGCAGCAGCCGGAGCCGCCGTCCGGGTCCAGCACGCCGAACTTCTCGCTCAGGGCGGCGAACTGTTCCGCGCCCAGCGGCGCGATCACGCGCTCCCGCAGCGACGCGGCCAGGCTGAGGGCCGCCTTCATGGCCACCTCCACGCCCGGTTCGGTGAGCGCGGCGAAGACCACCCTGCGGTCGGTCGGCGAGGGGCGGCGTTCGATCAGGCCGGCCTCGCTGAGCCGGTCGGCCACCTTGGTGGTGCCGGCGGTGGTGAAGCCGAGGGTGGCGGCCAGCCGGTTCATCGGCGCCGACTGCGACGGCGAGGTCAGCAGGAACCAGAGCACCTGGAAGGACGACGGCGCGATCCCGACCTTCTCGTCCACATCCGCCAGCATCTGTTCGGTGAGCCGGCGGAAACCCGACTGCAGGGCGTTCCACTGCTCCAACAGGGCCAGATCGGCCGCGTCCGGACAGCGGCGCTCGGCCTCCGCGCGCGAGGACTCCTCCACCGTGTGCACTCCTTCGTCTCCCCCTGCGACCTTGCCCAGGGTATCAAAGCCAGCTATTGTCTAACTAGCTACTTATTATCTAGTTTCCTAAACGGGAGGGCGTACCAGCCATGTCATCACCCACCCCCGCAGCCTCGACCACTACTGCGCTCAGCACCCTGCCGACCGGCCGCTACGTCCTGGACCGGACCCGCTCCGAGGTCCGGATCCAGCACAAGACCATGTGGGGCCTGGCCACCGTCAAGGGCAGTTTCTCCGACTTCTCCGGCGAGGGCGAGATCCCCGCCGACGGCTCCTCCGCACACGGGACACTGACCGTGGACGCCGCCTCACTCGACACCG includes:
- a CDS encoding MarR family winged helix-turn-helix transcriptional regulator, with protein sequence MEESSRAEAERRCPDAADLALLEQWNALQSGFRRLTEQMLADVDEKVGIAPSSFQVLWFLLTSPSQSAPMNRLAATLGFTTAGTTKVADRLSEAGLIERRPSPTDRRVVFAALTEPGVEVAMKAALSLAASLRERVIAPLGAEQFAALSEKFGVLDPDGGSGCC
- a CDS encoding aromatic ring-hydroxylating dioxygenase subunit alpha codes for the protein MNARTPAADLGGLVARRTAGQSLEAPFYVGEDFFGLDVEAVFARHWLFVAAEAELPEPGDYVTVNVGPYSVIVVRDDDEAVQAFHNVCRHRGARILNEERGSVGNIVCGYHRWTYGVDGKLLHAESQAPGFDPSCFGLRSVHVRSVAGLVFICLAEEPPADFDEVAARIARYIEPHNLRQAKVATQIDLVENGNWKLTMENNRECYHCGGHPELQCSLFPIYGYAEEDIPPVLRPAYERYLKADDEARGTYESLGLPYEAIEELDTRTTGFRIQREPLDLAGESFTEDGTAACRRLLADFPTGRLGRLSLHMQPNAWFHFMADHAITFSVIPLAADRTLVRTTWLVHPDAVEGVDYDLDTLTRVWTATNDQDAVFVARAQQGVTSPAYLPGPYSPTEYQVEAFVNWYVTRLRAHLEQ
- a CDS encoding TetR/AcrR family transcriptional regulator, with protein sequence MAASGTNESVETDGGDGPTGRAPKARQPWERSRHPTEVRRRLVVEAARRVLAVKGLAATGIRDIAAASGVSSGTISYHFRGIDEIFTDVLKLEAELFYEPVAELSLAAPTAREGLAVLIDKYLSSDPETLTHWKLWLDYWAAAVHDTRFTGWHTEQYTLWRDVVERVIRRGIDSGEFAPRDAAGAAVEFTALLDGLVMQTFFTGAHLTPAEARRRLSAYVDERIGRA
- a CDS encoding hybrid-cluster NAD(P)-dependent oxidoreductase; translated protein: MITESSAPAWSDGPLVCRQVHDLTPDVRTFLLAPTEPRLFRHDPGQFLTLTLDIDGSPVERCYTISSPPTRPQLAAITVKRTPGGLVSNWLHDHLTPGTMLRARGPLGLFSLARHPAQKYLLLSAGSGVTPMMSMTRTLYDLAHPADVVFVHSARSPDDIIFRRELDLIAATAPGIRVAHVGGDSGRLNPATLRQFAPDLHQREVFSCGPAGFMDAVRSMLADEGFDLARLHEESFSFDQPLAGAATARAGGAFKVEFTRSRRTVECDADTPVLAAASRAGLSLPASCAQGMCGTCKTTLLAGSVEMRHNGGIRPREIERNKILLCCAKPLEDLVIEA
- a CDS encoding IclR family transcriptional regulator, whose protein sequence is MTSSGRARDTSVQSVDRAVSILQVLAGQGPSGVTEIAEGLGIHKATVFRLLATLESRGLVEQDSERGRYRIGYSVVELAAGATRRSDLSLLSRPVCQELATAAGETVNIAIHDGPEVISIDQVIGGAAITSIDWVGKRTPMHATAAGKVFLAYMPREQADGILAQGLRRYTPHTIVDPARLEEQLEFVRKREYATTSEEHEIGLAAIAAPIRSLDGQVIAAVTLSGPTFRVNDRTVAELAEQVVEAGAKISWRKGYVKRG
- a CDS encoding NADH:flavin oxidoreductase translates to MPSHVLDPLLQPFQLKHLTLRNRVVSTSHEPAFGEDGLPKDRYRAYHSEKARGGVGLTMIGGSAVVSPDSPPSFGNLLLYRDDIVPWLRRLADEVHDAGAAVMCQVTHLGRRTSNYTGDWLPVLSASPLREPAHRAFPKAAEAWDLDRVVADYAAAALRCQAGGLDGIELQSYGHFLDSFLSPSTNHRDDELGGSLEHRMVFPSRVIRAVREAVGPDFIVGIRMMLDENRPGGLTFDDALAAAERFTDDGIDFVSTIRGSIESDASLARAIPSIGSPLGPFLEFTGEIRRRLRIPVMHAARIADPATARYALREGLLDLVGMTRAQIADPHLVAKIAAGQEDRIRPCVGASYCLDAIYDSGDTKCVHNPATGRELQLPHTLTRTIGRRRKAVVVGAGPAGLEAARVLGERGHEVVLFEASDVPGGQIRLAASNPRRRDLLGIVDWRVSECKHHGVDLRFGSYAEAREVLAEHPDLVVVATGGVPNTTFLQAGSDLVADTWDVLTGSLHPRGEVLVFDDHGGYPALDAVEVLAPTGTRIHYVTPERTLAPDVGSMNAPAYLKAFTEHGVTTTLAQRLRSVRRTGDGRLAATLYSEYAQTASERVVDHVVVEHGTLPNDELYTELLPGSRNLGEVDHRALLAHQQQTVVRNEAGRYQLFRIGDAVTSRNIHAAVYDALRLCLPV
- a CDS encoding NADP-dependent isocitrate dehydrogenase produces the protein MTDSTIIYTHTDEAPALATYSFLPVVQAYASTAGVKVETRDISLAGRIIASFPERLAEGQRISDALAELGLLAKTPGANIIKLPNISASVPQLKAAVAELQSQGYALPDYPDDPQTDEDRDVRARYDKVKGSAVNPVLREGNSDRRAPASVKNYAKAHPHRMGAWSSESKTNVAHMVADDFRSTEKSAVIAEDGSLRIELVGADGSTKVLRESVPVLAGEVVDASVMHVDALRTFFAAQVARAKAEGVLFSVHLKATMMKVSDPIIFGHVVRAFFPKTFAQYGAVLAAAGLSPNDGLGGILKGLDSLPEGAAIKASFDAELAEGPALAMVDSDKGITNLHVPSDVIVDASMPAMIRTSGHMWGPDGKEGDTLAVIPDSSYAGVYQVVIDDCRAHGAFDPSTMGSVPNVGLMAQAAEEYGSHDKTFEIPAEGTVRVVDTAGNTVLEQPVGAGDIFRMCQTKDVPIRDWVKLAVTRARATGSPAVFWLDEGRAHDANLIAKVKAYLPEHDTDGLQIEILTPEQATAFSLERIRRGEDTISVTGNVLRDYLTDLFPILELGTSAKMLSVVPLINGGGLFETGAGGSAPKHVQQLLKENYLRWDSLGEFFALAASFEHLAQSTDNARAQVLADTLDRATGTFLEQDKSPSRRLGGIDNRGSHFYLALYWAQELAAQTEDAELAEAFAALAKTLAEQEQAIVAELIAVQGSPVEIGGYYQPDAAKASAVMRPSATLNEALATLG